One window of the Nicotiana tabacum cultivar K326 chromosome 4, ASM71507v2, whole genome shotgun sequence genome contains the following:
- the LOC107800820 gene encoding uncharacterized protein LOC107800820 isoform X2 — translation MPRLPPQQQQKSTNVEEINKGAWSPEEDQKLKSYIMRYGIWNWNHMPKFAGRTGKSCRLRWVNYLSPDVKRGPFSMEEVEIVVKTYQELGNRWSAIAARLPGRIDNEVKNFFHTHLKKHLGVLKSTTRARSNKRELKKTKGNERKNADKRSPDPVSSSDSSSIITCEENQMMDVTMSLYQTDGDCYNVVDQPNIEMEISPVILESNPDDGGTYNSNCQQLHDQFEYSHEYISEYYSSFDSIDQFDMSSFWFDELWDVETSDFFRDVITN, via the exons ATGCCAAGATTACCACCACAGCAGCAGCAGAAAAGCACAAACGTGGAGGAGATAAATAAGGGAGCATGGTCTCCAGAGGAAGACCAAAAATTGAAATCTTATATCATGAGATATGGCATTTGGAATTGGAACCACATGCCCAAATTTGCAG GGAGAACGGGGAAAAGTTGTAGGCTCCGATGGGTGAACTATCTTAGCCCTGATGTTAAAAGAGGACCCTTTAGCATGGAAGAAGTCGAAATAGTCGTCAAAACCTATCAGGAACTTGGAAATAG ATGGTCAGCCATTGCTGCAAGATTGCCAGGAAGAATAGACAACGAAGTTAAAAACTTCTTCCATACACACTTAAAGAAGCATTTGGGAGTATTGAAGAGCACTACTAGGGCAAGAAGCAATAAAAGGGAACTGAAGAAAACCAAAGGAAATGAGAGGAAAAATGCCGACAAACGATCACCTGATCCTGTTTCTTCATCAGACAGCAGCAGTATTATTACATGTGAAGAAAATCAGATGATGGATGTTACTATGAGTTTATATCAAACAGACGGAGATTGCTACAACGTTGTCGATCAACCAAATATTGAGATGGAAATTAGTCCTGTTATATTGGAGAGCAACCCAGATGATGGTGGTACTTATAATTCCAACTGCCAACAACTTCATGATCAGTTTGAGTACTCTCATGAGTACATTTCCGAATATTATTCCAGCTTTGACTCAATCGACCAGTTCGATATGAGTTCATTCTGGTTTGATGAACTTTGGGATGTCGAAACATCTGATTTTTTCAGAGATGTTATAACTAATTAG
- the LOC107800820 gene encoding uncharacterized protein LOC107800820 isoform X1 produces MVSRGRPKIEILYHEIWHLELEPHAQICRIAGRTGKSCRLRWVNYLSPDVKRGPFSMEEVEIVVKTYQELGNRWSAIAARLPGRIDNEVKNFFHTHLKKHLGVLKSTTRARSNKRELKKTKGNERKNADKRSPDPVSSSDSSSIITCEENQMMDVTMSLYQTDGDCYNVVDQPNIEMEISPVILESNPDDGGTYNSNCQQLHDQFEYSHEYISEYYSSFDSIDQFDMSSFWFDELWDVETSDFFRDVITN; encoded by the exons ATGGTCTCCAGAGGAAGACCAAAAATTGAAATCTTATATCATGAGATATGGCATTTGGAATTGGAACCACATGCCCAAATTTGCAG AATTGCAGGGAGAACGGGGAAAAGTTGTAGGCTCCGATGGGTGAACTATCTTAGCCCTGATGTTAAAAGAGGACCCTTTAGCATGGAAGAAGTCGAAATAGTCGTCAAAACCTATCAGGAACTTGGAAATAG ATGGTCAGCCATTGCTGCAAGATTGCCAGGAAGAATAGACAACGAAGTTAAAAACTTCTTCCATACACACTTAAAGAAGCATTTGGGAGTATTGAAGAGCACTACTAGGGCAAGAAGCAATAAAAGGGAACTGAAGAAAACCAAAGGAAATGAGAGGAAAAATGCCGACAAACGATCACCTGATCCTGTTTCTTCATCAGACAGCAGCAGTATTATTACATGTGAAGAAAATCAGATGATGGATGTTACTATGAGTTTATATCAAACAGACGGAGATTGCTACAACGTTGTCGATCAACCAAATATTGAGATGGAAATTAGTCCTGTTATATTGGAGAGCAACCCAGATGATGGTGGTACTTATAATTCCAACTGCCAACAACTTCATGATCAGTTTGAGTACTCTCATGAGTACATTTCCGAATATTATTCCAGCTTTGACTCAATCGACCAGTTCGATATGAGTTCATTCTGGTTTGATGAACTTTGGGATGTCGAAACATCTGATTTTTTCAGAGATGTTATAACTAATTAG